Below is a genomic region from Methanosphaera sp. ISO3-F5.
AAGTTAAACAAATACATAAAACTTGAACAAAGGAGAGAAAAAATGAATAAAAAAACAGGAGTACTAATAATAGGACATGGAAGTAAAATGCCATATAATAAAGAAGTAGTTACAACAATAGCACAAAAACTAGACAAAAAAATAGAAAATACAGTAGAAAGTGGATTCATGGAACTCGTAGAACCAAACATTCCACAACAAGTAAATAAACTAAAACAACAAAACATGGAAAGAATAATAGTAGTACCAGCATTTCTATCACATGGAATACATACCAAAGTAGACATTCCAACAATACTAAGACTACCCCACAGTCATGAAGGACTAGAACATTCACACCACCACCATCACCACCACCATGATGATGAACGAGAAGCTAAATCCGAACTAATAGATTTTGATGGAGAAATCATATACCTAGATCCATTTGAATCAGACGATAAAATTGTAGATATTGTAGAAAAAAGATTAAAAGATGTATTAAAAGATGATAAAATAAATAATGATAACACTGGAATTTTATT
It encodes:
- the cfbA gene encoding sirohydrochlorin nickelochelatase, whose protein sequence is MNKKTGVLIIGHGSKMPYNKEVVTTIAQKLDKKIENTVESGFMELVEPNIPQQVNKLKQQNMERIIVVPAFLSHGIHTKVDIPTILRLPHSHEGLEHSHHHHHHHHDDEREAKSELIDFDGEIIYLDPFESDDKIVDIVEKRLKDVLKDDKINNDNTGILLIGHGSSLPYGKIVLNDIAEKTRKRLDDYIIELSFMRIETPSIPESFEKLQSQNFDNIIVLPVFLADGLHTKSDIPLTLGLEAAELDFDYPKKDKQIDYDGNIIYLDPLKAEDEIIELIENRIVGYI